One window of Cuculus canorus isolate bCucCan1 chromosome 10, bCucCan1.pri, whole genome shotgun sequence genomic DNA carries:
- the LAMP2 gene encoding lysosome-associated membrane glycoprotein 2 isoform X2 has protein sequence MDPRSSSAFSSFSCSSCSSLLVLLLLGTAGFFPSCAVEVEVKDASNATCLYAKWMMKFLIKYETNSSDYKNTTLDLLSDVTHNGSVCGSDTQAALLAVQFGEGHSWSANFTRNNETYQGDFITFTYNTNDTAVFPDAKRKGPITIVLKDTMDPVQLNDVFVCHSTEFLEAENVTQIFWNVTVQPFVQNGTISKKESRCRADTPTSAPTVLPTAANVTTASTTLSPAPTTAPKPVENPDTGNYFLKNGNETCLLATVGLQLNISQDKPHLININPKTTRADGTCGNTTATLKLNDGNSTLIAFTFVVRNASAGAQKYHLKEVNVTLLNSLNGSVISTADNNNFSKWDAFLGTSYMCRKEQTLEVNEVLQIHTFNLWIQPFLVKDNKFSAAQECSLDDDNILIPVVVGAALAGLIAIIVVAYIIGRRKSYAGYQTL, from the exons ATGGACCCGCGCTCCTCCTCcgctttctcctctttctcctgctcctcctgctcctctcttctCGTCCTGCTGCTGCTCGGCACCGCCG GTTTTTTCCCATCCTGTGCAGTGGAAGTAGAAGTAAAGGATGCCTCTAATGCTACGTGCCTCTATGCAAAATGGATGATGAAATTCTTGATAAAATATGAAACGAACAGTAGTGATTAT aaaaacaCAACCTTGGATTTATTATCCGATGTGACTCACAATGGAAGCGTCTGTGGCAGTGACACACAAGCTGCACTTCTGGCAGTACAGTTTGGAGAAGGCCATTCTTGGAGTGCTAACTTCACAAGAAACAATGAAACTTaccagggagactttatcacGTTTACCTACAACACCAATGATACTGCTGTATTTCCGGATGctaaaagaaaag GACCAATTACTATTGTTCTAAAGGATACTATGGATCCAGTTCAACTGAATGATGTTTTCGTGTGTCATAGTACTGAGTTTCTTGAAGCAGAAAACGTAACACAGATTTTTTGGAATGTTACCGTACAGCCTTTTGTTCAGAATGGCACAATCAGTAAAAAAG aGTCTAGATGTCGTGCTGATACACCTACTTCCGCACCTACTGTTCTGCCTACTGCTGCAAATGTAACGACTGCATCTACCACTTTATCACCTGCTCCAACCACTGCTCCCAAACCTGTGGAGAACCCAGACACAGGGaactattttcttaaaaatggaaatgaaactTGTCTTCTGGCTactgtggggctgcagctgaATATTTCCCAAGACAAG CCCCATCTGATCAACATCAATCCAAAGACAACTCGTGCAGATGGTACATGTGGTAATACAACAGCTACTCTGAAATTGAATGATGGAAATAGCACATTGATTGCTTTCACATTTGTGGTT AGAAATGCAAGTGCAGGTGCACAAAAATATCATCTGAAGGAGGTGAACGTTACGCTGCTCAACAGTCTGAATGGTTCTG tTATTTCAACTGCGGATAACAACAATTTCAGCAAGTGGGATGCTTTCCTTGGCACTTCTTATATGTGCCGAAAAGAGCAAACTCTTGAAGTTAATGAAGTTCTTCAAATACATACTTTTAATCTATGGATTCAGCCATTCCTTGTGAAGGATAATAAGTTCTCTGCAG CCCAGGAGTGTTCGCTGGATGATGACAACATTCTAATCCCAGTTGTAGTTGGTGCTGCACTTGCTGGCTTGATTGCCATTATAGTGGTTGCTTACATAattggcagaagaaaaagctatgCTGGATATCAAACTTTGTGA